The Gordonia iterans DNA window CCGCTACGGCCGCTGACCCCGGCTCGCACGACGACCGCCAGCACCGCGCTCGCGACCTGCACGCGGCGGGAGAGCCGCACCGCCGCACGCAGATCCGCAGCCTGCGGCACGCGTCCTTCGCCGAGCACCGGGCGGTCCTCCACCCCGTGCGGATAGACGGTCCGGCCGCCCAGCGAGATCCCGAGCGCCCCGGCGAAGGCCGCCTCCACCACCCCCGCATTGGGGCTCGGGTGCCGGCCCGCATCGCGGTGTACCGCGCGCGCCGCGCGAATCGGATGTCCGCTGAGCACCCCGGCGAGCGCCGCGGTGACGCGGGCCGGGATCAGATTCGCGGCGTCGTCCAGGCGCGCGGCGCCCCAGCCGAAACGCAGGTACCGCGGCGAGCGGTAGCCGATCATGGCGTCCAGGGTGTTCACCGCGCGATAGCCCGCGAGCCCGGACGCCCCGGCGGCCGCCCCCCACAGCAGCGGCGCGACGGTCGCGTCCGAGGTGTTCTCGGCGATCGACTCGACCGCGGCACGGCAGATCCCGGCTTCGTCGAGCAGGCTGGGATCGCGGCCGACCAGACTGGGCAGCATCGCGCGGGCGCCGTCGAGGTCGCCGGCATCGAGTGCGTCGGCGATCCGTCCGCCGACCCGGCACAGTGTGGTGCCGCCGACTGCGGAAAAGGTCACCGCCGCCACCCCCGGTGTACCCGCGCGCCCGGCCAGGCCCCCGGCGACCACGGCCGCGACGACACCTGCCGCCGCGAACACGGCGCCCGAGGGGCGCGAATCCCGGTAGAGACGACGCTCCGCGGCGGCCGCCGCGGCGCCGAAGACCGCCACCGGATGACCGCGCCGGGGATCCCCGAAGGCCATGTCGGCGGCCATTCCGGCGGCCATCCCGATCGCGTCCCTTCGCTGCCTGCGCACCCGCCGATGGTATCGGTCCGGATACCATCTCCTCCGATGGCCAAAGCACCGCACCCCGAAGCCGGCAGCTTCGAGATCTCCACCGGCACCGCCGAATTGACCGACGACGGCGTCGGCGGCTGGCTGCTGACCGTCAACGGGGCGCAGAGCAGCCACCTCGATCCGTTCGACCCGGAGAATCTCGAATTCGAGTACATGCGCCAGATGGCCGCGGCGATCGCCGACGCGCATCCCGACCCTGCGGCCCCGCTGCGGGTGCTGCACCTGGGTGCCGCCGCGTGCGCCTTGCCTCGCCACCTCGCGCACCGCTACCCGGGATCCCGGCACGTGGCCGTCGAGATCGACGCCGAACTGGCCCGGCTCGCCCGCGAGTGGTTCGACCTTCCCCGCGCCCCGCGCCTGCGGATCCGGGTCGGCGATGCGCGCGAGGTGACCGAGTCGCTGACCGAACACACCCGCGACGTCGTGATCCGCGACGCCTTCGCCGAGTCGGTGACGCCGCTGCACCTGAAGACCGTGGAGTTCACCGAGGCGGTCAAGCGCGTCCTCGCGCCGGGCGGCCTCTACCTGGCCAACGTCGGCGACCGCCGATCCCTGCTGTCGGCCCGCATGGAAGTAGCCACCGTCGCCGAGGTGTTCGGTCACGTCGCCTTGATCTCCGATCCGGCGATGCTCAAGGGCCGGCGCAGCGGCAACATCGTCGTCGTCGCGAGCGACGGCCCGCTCCCCGATT harbors:
- a CDS encoding cobalamin biosynthesis protein, with amino-acid sequence MRRQRRDAIGMAAGMAADMAFGDPRRGHPVAVFGAAAAAAERRLYRDSRPSGAVFAAAGVVAAVVAGGLAGRAGTPGVAAVTFSAVGGTTLCRVGGRIADALDAGDLDGARAMLPSLVGRDPSLLDEAGICRAAVESIAENTSDATVAPLLWGAAAGASGLAGYRAVNTLDAMIGYRSPRYLRFGWGAARLDDAANLIPARVTAALAGVLSGHPIRAARAVHRDAGRHPSPNAGVVEAAFAGALGISLGGRTVYPHGVEDRPVLGEGRVPQAADLRAAVRLSRRVQVASAVLAVVVRAGVSGRSGGPAARRPRRRGWSRRPRR
- a CDS encoding spermidine synthase, yielding MAKAPHPEAGSFEISTGTAELTDDGVGGWLLTVNGAQSSHLDPFDPENLEFEYMRQMAAAIADAHPDPAAPLRVLHLGAAACALPRHLAHRYPGSRHVAVEIDAELARLAREWFDLPRAPRLRIRVGDAREVTESLTEHTRDVVIRDAFAESVTPLHLKTVEFTEAVKRVLAPGGLYLANVGDRRSLLSARMEVATVAEVFGHVALISDPAMLKGRRSGNIVVVASDGPLPDSAALQRTLRSDPEPARLLSGDEAAAFARSAPPLRDGRAGPRSRASHPAG